The Caldivirga sp. sequence AACGTGGAATTTAATTAACATAGATTGCTGAAATTAAAATTGAATAGAAGGGATTTAGTTGAGTATAAGGTACTATGCAATGGTGTTAAGGTAGTTTATACTAAGTCCCAAGTTAAGGAGACTGCTGACTGAGACGGTAGGCATTTAACTGCTGAGTCTGCAGTTACTGCTGGGTCTGCAGTGCTCTTCGATCTTCATCCAAAGGAGTCTAGGAAGGAGCTTTTCGGTAGGGATTGGGAGGTCGACTACGTTAAGAGGCAGGTTAAGGCAGGTAACTGGGTTATTATAGGTGGGCAACGTGGGGTTGGTAAGACGAGCCTACTTAAGGTTGCGTTGAATGAATTATCCACCGAGGGGTTTAAGGTACTGTACATTAACATGAGGGGGATTAACACGCTTAGAGATCTTTTAGCAGTATTGATTAATAGGATTAACGAATCTAAGCTATCGATTAAGCTAAGTGCGTCACTTAACCTAGTGATGGGCTCCGTGGGTTTGACACTTAACAGAGGTTATAAGGTTGCCAATAGCCTACTTGAACTATTCCTATCTATTAAAGAACCTCTTGTACTGGGTTTAGATGAGGTTCAGGAGATTTCCAGGGTTAGTGGACAGTTCCTGAAGATACTTGGCAACGTGTTCTCAAGCAATCCAAGGGTCTCCTTCATATTCACAGGATCCTACATAGGTGTAGCTAGGGCCCTACTTAACCCAAGTC is a genomic window containing:
- a CDS encoding ATP-binding protein, whose amino-acid sequence is MLFDLHPKESRKELFGRDWEVDYVKRQVKAGNWVIIGGQRGVGKTSLLKVALNELSTEGFKVLYINMRGINTLRDLLAVLINRINESKLSIKLSASLNLVMGSVGLTLNRGYKVANSLLELFLSIKEPLVLGLDEVQEISRVSGQFLKILGNVFSSNPRVSFIFTGSYIGVARALLNPSPDSPLYGRPPVEVRLRPFSDELAREFLRSGFEELGILFNRFDEIVVRLDGVVGWLTLFGNYHGVRGLPFEEALKLTMSEGAKIMVSELQHFLEDKVNKALYLAILSSLKVANRWKDIKFAASVKLSREVGDRELTNALNALVSFGFIEKTTKGEYRIMDPLLSNIDYDELTRRYSGTAQ